In Halorussus limi, a genomic segment contains:
- a CDS encoding DUF7289 family protein has protein sequence MRERAAGTRDRAAGTRDRAAGTRAQSEVLGVVLLLGITIVGTGLIVAFGSSALDDSKRASEIDSAENAMTQLDSKASLVGIGASPVQRTSLGVDSVSVENRSGWMRVRVNPMDVNEPERTVMNQSLGAVTYRNADTAIAYQGGGVWKRTGNGTTMVSPPEVHYRDTTLTLPLVAVSGRGPLDGTAVVRKNGTGDPKYPRPTNGMSNPLTRAEVNLTVQSEYYRAWGRFFEQRTGGEVKFDHDNRSVTLRLITPPNVPKVKQGVASTSSKKLNIHGGGGEETFTDSYNSSVGPYTESKNQSGTIETVGGVSMSGDAEIRGNLVSGGGVVEIKSSKTRVEGNVSYGGSFSLSGQATVTGWVANNGSVADIDPVGPMVTARNDSIHDSNDNGATGAISNGRLVGCSSTCELTAGKYYLEEIDIDNGEELVVNLSDGNVALAVSGPISVDGGTIRVENPSGGRTNVYMDATKFEVVGGGEVRIPGQKSGSFRVYGPPGVEAEFSDSRFVGMLYAPDSPSVQGSVAVTTHAKVFGALVGGETRMKSGGTVHYDAALARSTTLPQNYQTAPRVTYMHVTVNRVNVTSV, from the coding sequence GTGCGAGAACGGGCGGCGGGAACGCGCGACCGAGCGGCGGGAACGCGCGACCGAGCGGCGGGAACGCGGGCCCAGTCGGAGGTTCTGGGCGTCGTCCTCCTGCTGGGCATCACCATCGTCGGCACGGGTCTCATCGTCGCGTTCGGGTCGTCGGCGCTCGACGACTCCAAGCGGGCCTCGGAGATAGACAGCGCCGAGAACGCGATGACCCAACTCGACTCGAAGGCGAGTCTGGTCGGCATCGGGGCGTCGCCAGTCCAGCGAACGTCGCTCGGCGTCGATAGCGTCTCCGTCGAGAACCGGAGCGGGTGGATGCGGGTGCGGGTGAATCCGATGGACGTGAACGAACCCGAGCGCACGGTGATGAACCAGAGCCTCGGCGCGGTGACTTACCGGAACGCCGACACCGCCATCGCGTATCAGGGCGGCGGCGTCTGGAAGCGCACGGGCAACGGCACGACGATGGTATCGCCGCCCGAAGTCCACTACCGGGACACGACGCTGACGCTACCGCTGGTGGCCGTCTCGGGTCGCGGACCCCTCGACGGCACTGCGGTCGTCCGGAAGAACGGGACCGGCGACCCCAAGTATCCGCGCCCGACTAACGGTATGTCCAACCCTCTCACTCGGGCCGAGGTCAACCTCACGGTCCAGAGCGAGTACTACCGGGCGTGGGGGCGGTTCTTCGAACAGCGAACCGGTGGCGAAGTCAAGTTCGACCACGACAATAGGAGTGTCACCCTCCGGCTAATCACGCCGCCGAACGTCCCCAAAGTGAAGCAGGGAGTGGCCTCGACTTCCTCTAAGAAACTGAACATCCACGGCGGCGGCGGGGAAGAGACGTTCACGGACAGCTACAACTCCTCGGTAGGCCCCTATACCGAGAGCAAAAATCAGTCGGGCACCATCGAGACCGTCGGCGGCGTGTCGATGAGCGGAGACGCCGAAATCCGGGGCAACCTCGTCTCGGGCGGCGGCGTCGTGGAGATCAAGAGTTCGAAGACCCGCGTCGAGGGCAACGTCTCCTACGGCGGGAGCTTCAGCCTCTCGGGACAGGCGACCGTCACCGGGTGGGTGGCCAACAACGGGTCGGTCGCCGACATCGACCCGGTCGGCCCGATGGTCACGGCGCGCAACGACAGCATCCACGACAGCAACGACAACGGCGCGACCGGAGCCATCTCGAACGGTCGCCTCGTCGGGTGTTCCTCGACCTGCGAACTGACCGCCGGGAAGTACTACCTCGAAGAGATAGACATCGACAACGGCGAGGAACTCGTCGTCAACCTCTCTGACGGGAACGTCGCGCTCGCGGTCTCCGGACCCATCTCGGTCGATGGCGGTACCATCCGTGTCGAGAACCCGAGCGGCGGCCGGACGAACGTCTACATGGACGCGACGAAGTTCGAGGTCGTCGGCGGTGGCGAAGTTCGGATTCCCGGCCAGAAGTCGGGGAGTTTCCGAGTGTACGGCCCGCCGGGCGTCGAGGCCGAGTTCTCGGACTCGCGGTTCGTCGGGATGCTCTACGCGCCCGACAGTCCGAGCGTGCAGGGAAGCGTGGCGGTCACGACTCACGCGAAAGTCTTCGGCGCGCTGGTCGGCGGCGAGACCCGCATGAAGTCGGGCGGG
- a CDS encoding HalOD1 output domain-containing protein: MSMSRKNIDPVEIESTEENGASNSTYVFDISQHMLDGEVCTGVALALSEVVERDPAKMTPLSSVVDCDALQLFFRTRRYGDLRDDVSVSFPYDVYEVTVHSSGRVVVQG, translated from the coding sequence ATGAGTATGTCGAGAAAGAACATCGACCCCGTGGAAATCGAATCTACCGAGGAAAACGGCGCCTCCAACTCTACCTACGTCTTCGACATCAGCCAGCACATGCTCGACGGGGAGGTGTGTACGGGCGTCGCCCTCGCGCTCTCGGAGGTGGTCGAACGCGACCCCGCGAAGATGACGCCGCTGAGTTCCGTCGTGGACTGCGACGCGCTTCAGTTGTTCTTCCGGACGCGCCGGTACGGCGACCTCCGCGACGACGTCTCGGTGTCGTTCCCCTACGACGTGTACGAGGTCACTGTCCATTCGAGCGGTCGCGTCGTCGTGCAGGGGTAG